A DNA window from Brassica napus cultivar Da-Ae chromosome C1, Da-Ae, whole genome shotgun sequence contains the following coding sequences:
- the LOC125580825 gene encoding rhamnogalacturonan I rhamnosyltransferase 1-like — MCEAEKFIYHKKKLLLEMKVKFLGDSKLKNSLVSKSRMSLWMIRAITILLLWSCCVHLVAVGGMWGPRLLKGWPSCFNSHHDLPMASQEMTSLPMKIALPPKRLYQNNGYLMVSCNGGLNQMRAAICDMVTIARYMNVTLIVPELDKTSFWNDPSEFKDIFDVDHFITSLRDEVRILKEVPPRLKRRVELGVYHTMPPISWSNMSYYQDQILPLVKKHKVLHLNKTDTRLANNELPVEVQKLRCRVNFNGLRFTPKIEELGRRVVKILREKGPFLVLHLRYEMDMLAFSGCSHGCNRYEEEELTRMRYAYPWWKEKVINSELKRKEGLCPLTPEETALTLSALGIDRNVQIYIAAGEIYGGKRRLKALTDVFPNVVRKETLLDSSDLSFCKNHSSQMAALDYLISLESDIFVPTYYGNMAKVVEGHRRFLGFKKTIELNRKFLVNLIDEYYQGLVSWEVFSTRVKAFHATRMGGPKKRLVIPNKPKEEDYFYANPYECLQLLHENDSGNSLDETI, encoded by the exons ATGTGTGAAGCAGAGAAGTTTATATACCACAAGAAGAAGCTCTTATTAGAGATGAAGGTCAAGTTTCTAGGAGACAGCAAGTTGAAGAACTCCTTGGTTTCCAAGTCTCGTATGAGCCTTTGGATGATCCGTGCTATCACCATACTGTTGCTATGGAGCTGTTGTGTTCATCTGGTGGCGGTGGGAGGGATGTGGGGACCTAGATTGTTGAAAGGATGGCCTTCTTGTTTCAACAGTCACCATGATCTCCCAATGGCTTCACAGGAAATGACTTCTCTTCCAATGAAAATAGCCCTCCCTCCTAAAA GGCTATATCAGAACAATGGCTATCTTATGGTTTCTTGCAATGGAGGACTCAACCAAATGCGAGCTGCG ATATGTGATATGGTGACTATTGCAAGATACATGAATGTCACACTTATTGTCCCAGAGCTTGACAAGACCTCTTTTTGGAATGATCCTAG TGAGTTCAAAGACATATTCGATGTGGATCACTTCATAACTTCTTTGAGAGATGAGGTTCGTATACTCAAAGAGGTTCCTCCAAGACTTAAGAGAAGGGTTGAGCTTGGCGTTTACCACACCATGCCTCCTATCAGCTGGTCCAACATGTCCTACTACCAAGACCAGATTCTTCCACTGGTGAAGAAGCATAAGGTCTTACATCTGAACAAGACCGATACTCGACTTGCCAACAACGAACTTCCTGTTGAGGTTCAGAAGCTGAGATGCCGAGTAAACTTCAACGGGCTTAGGTTCACTCCAAAGATTGAGGAACTGGGTAGAAGAGTAGTCAAGATCCTGAGGGAGAAAGGTCCCTTTCTTGTTCTCCATCTCAGATACGAAATGGACATGCTTGCATTCTCTGGTTGCTCCCATGGTTGCAACCGCTACGAAGAGGAAGAGCTCACAAGAATGAG ATATGCTTATCCGTGGTGGAAGGAGAAAGTGATAAACTcagagttgaagaggaaagaaGGTCTTTGCCCATTGACTCCAGAAGAAACAGCTCTGACTCTATCTGCCTTGGGGATTGACCGTAATGTTCAGATTTACATAGCTGCCGGAGAGATATACGGTGGTAAAAGGCGGTTAAAGGCTTTAACAGACGTCTTTCCCAATGTG GTGAGGAAAGAAACTCTGCTGGATTCCTCTGATTTGAGTTTTTGTAAGAACCACTCTTCTCAAATGGCTGCTCTTGATTACCTTATCTCTCTGGAAAGTGATATATTCGTTCCTACTTATTATGGGAACATGGCCAAAGTTGTGGAAGGTCATCGCAG GTTCTTGGGGTTCAAGAAGACGATTGAGCTAAACAGGAAGTTCTTGGTCAATCTTATAGATGAATACTACCAAGGATTAGTGAGCTGGGAAGTGTTTTCGACCAGGGTGAAGGCCTTTCACGCTACAAGAATGGGAGGTCCAAAGAAGAGGCTTGTGATAccaaataaaccaaaagaaGAAGACTACTTCTATGCTAATCCTTATGAATGTCTCCAGCTATTACATGAGAATGATAGTGGCAATTCACTAGATGAAACCATATGA
- the LOC106352301 gene encoding NAC domain-containing protein 60-like, with translation MAEASRDTSVVSVAVSTAFPGFKFSPTDIELISYYLKRKMDGLEGSVEIIPELDIYNFEPWDLPDKSVVKSESEWFFFCARGKKYPHGSQNRRATKMGYWKATGKERNVKSGSEVIGTKRTLVFHIGRAPKGGRTEWLMHEYCMIGISLDALVVCRLRRNTEFQGATTQKPPSLSLDKNKNMQSEPVSESKSGWENNMFDYYLSGESGHELLSEITESSQSSHNPQVPSEEDFYADILRDDIVKLDDPADSGNTLIDVPRLQSESTTTRVLPLPSMVDKQMQSLLQKLPLQNDIGEENNISMSSCFIGIYSIKSINRARWDVVAWVLVMIAVLVFYLV, from the exons ATGGCGGAGGCTTCCAGGGATACATCGGTGGTGTCAGTGGCGGTTTCCACGGCGTTTCCTGGTTTCAAATTCTCTCCGACGGACATCGAGCTTATTTCGTATTACTTGAAACGAAAGATGGATGGCTTGGAGGGGTCCGTCGAGATTATCCCTGAGCTCGATATTTACAACTTCGAGCCATGGGACTTGCCTG ATAAATCAGTCGTTAAATCTGAGAGTGAATGGTTCTTCTTCTGTGCTCGTGGTAAGAAGTATCCACACGGTTCACAGAACAGAAGAGCAACCAAGATGGGATACTGGAAAGCCACAGGCAAAGAACGTAACGTCAAGTCTGGTTCTGAGGTTATTGGAACAAAGAGGACGCTTGTCTTCCACATTGGTCGTGCTCCTAAAGGAGGAAGAACGGAATGGCTTATGCATGAGTACTGCATGATTGGAATATCCCTA GACGCGCTGGTTGTTTGCCGGCTTAGAAGGAACACCGAGTTTCAAGGAGCTACGACTCAAAAGCCGCCAAGTTTATCACTTGACAAGAACAAAAACATGCAAAGCGAACCTGTTTCAGAAAGTAAGTCTGGCTGGGAAAATAATATGTTTGATTATTACTTATCAGGTGAATCAGGGCATGAACTACTCAGTGAAATAACTGAATCTTCGCAATCTTCACATAATCCACAG GTTCCTAGTGAAGAAGATTTCTATGCGGATATCCTGAGGGATGACATAGTGAAGCTAGATGATCCGGCAGACTCCGGTAATACACTAATTGATGTCCCCAGGCTTCAATCAGAGTCCACAACCACGAGGGTCCTGCCTTTACCCAGCATGGTAGACAAACAAATGCAATCACTGCTACAGAAACTGCCATTACAGAATGACATTGGTGAAGAAAACAACATATCCATGTCGAGTTGCTTTATTGGTATTTACTCGATTAAGTCCATCAACCGAGCGAGGTGGGACGTTGTTGCTTGGGTACTGGTTATGATAGCCGTGTTGGTGTTTTATCTGGTGTGA
- the LOC125580827 gene encoding developmental protein SEPALLATA 2-like — MGRGRVELKRIENKINRQVTFAKRRNGLLKKAYELSVLCDAEVSLIVFSNRGKLYEFCSTSNMLKTLERYQKCSYGSVEVNNKPAKELENSYREYLKLKGRYENLQRQQRNLLGEDLGPLNSKELEQLERQLDGSLKQVRCIKTQYMLDQLTDLQGKEHILLDANRALSMKLEDMIGVRSHHIGGTWEGGDQHNVAYGHHQAQSHGLFQSLECDPTLQMGYNHPVCSEQMAVTAQGQSSQPGNNGYIPGWML; from the exons atgGGAAGGGGAAGGGTAGAGCTAAAGAGGATCGAGAACAAGATTAACAGACAAGTCACGTTCGCTAAGCGTAGAAACGGTTTGCTGAAAAAAGCTTATGAGCTTTCAGTTCTCTGCGATGCTGAGGTTTCTCTCATCGTCTTCTCCAACCGTGGAAAGCTCTACGAGTTCTGCAGCACCTCCAA CATGCTCAAGACACTGGAAAGGTACCAGAAGTGTAGCTATGGTTCAGTTGAAGTCAACAACAAACCTGCCAAAGAACTCGAG AATAGCTACAGAGAGTATTTGAAGCTGAAAGGTAGATATGAAAATCTTCAACGTCAGCAGag AAATCTACTTGGAGAGGACCTTGGACCCCTGAACTCAAAGGAGCTAGAGCAGCTTGAGCGTCAACTAGACGGCTCTCTTAAGCAAGTTCGCTGCATCAAG ACACAGTATATGCTTGACCAGCTCACTGACCTCCAAGGCAAAGAGCATATCTTGCTTGACGCCAATCGTGCTTTGTCAATGAAG CTGGAAGATATGATAGGCGTGAGAAGTCACCATATAGGAGGGACATGGGAAGGTGGCGACCAACATAATGTTGCCTATGGACATCATCAGGCTCAGTCTCATGGACTATTCCAGTCTCTTGAATGTGATCCCACTTTGCAAATGGG ATACAACCATCCAGTGTGTTCAGAGCAAATGGCCGTAACTGCGCAAGGTCAGTCGTCCCAACCAGGAAACAACGGCTACATCCCTGGCTGGATGCTGTGA